A stretch of DNA from Thermanaerosceptrum fracticalcis:
ATGGATAAACACGGGTATTTCAGTTTTGGCGTAGCGGCCAGCGAACCTAGAGCCCAGATGTCCCGGGCCAAGAAGATTTTCCTGGAAGTGAACCAGTATATGCCCCGGATTCATGGTTCGGCCTTTGTTCATATCTCAGAAGTTGATGCCCTTTGTGAAGCCCATATTCCCCTCCCTGAACTGCCCAGCGAACCTTTGTCGGAGATAGATATTATTATGGGGAACAGCATCGCCGAGATGATTCCAGACGGAGCCACCATCCAGTTAGGCATCGGAGGGATCCCCAATGCTGTGGGAAAAGCTCTGATGTCTAAGAAAGATCTTGGTATTCACAGTGAAATGTTCACTGACAGCATGGTGGATTTGATTGAAGCCGGTGTTGTCACCAATAAAAAGAAAAATATTAATACAGGCAAATCCGTAGCCTCTTTCGCTTTTGGTTCCCGCAGAATGTATGATTATCTGGATGATAACCCGGGTGTAGAATTTCATCCTGTTGATTATGTCAACGAACCTACTATTATTGGTTTGAACGACAATTTTATTTCCATAAATGCCTGTTTGGAAGTTGATTTGTTGGGACAGGTTTGCTCTGAATCCATAGGGCCTAAGAACTTTAGCGGAACTGGCGGGCAGGTGGATTTTGTACGGGGCGCCAACAGGTCAAAAGGTGGGAAAGCCTTTATTGCCATGTATTCCACGGCCAAAAACAATACCATCAGTAAAATTAAGCCTATGCTTACAGAGGGCGCTGTAGTGACAACTTCCAAAAATGATGTTGACTATATCGTAACGGAATATGGTATTGCAAAACTGAAAGGCAAAACAGCAAGCGAAAGGGCCAAGGCGCTGATTGCTATTGCGCATCCTAATTTCAGGGAAGAATTGACCTTTGCTGCCAGGAAAATGAATTTGGTTATCTAGGATTTTACTTTTATGGTTTTGTGCAATCTGGGCTAATACGCAACGGTAATTCGTCGCGATTAACCAGGAGGTGATAAATAAAAGCTTATAAGAAGCAAATGGGGACTCATTTTGGTTGTGGTTTTAAGAGAAAGAGACCACCGTAATTTTTACAACAAATAAGGTCTCTAGTAACAAAGAAAGGATATTTGGGATAGGTTAGGTCAGTGCAAAATTCGCAAGATGTCAAGAAGAGGAGGAAAAATTATGGCAATTTACCGTGAACATGGCAAGGAACAACCTTATATACCAATGGGGCTGTTCAAGGTTCGGTTTCCCTTCATTCATTACAAATGGGAATGGCCGGAGGCTTTACAGGGACTTATTCTGGTAGCAGTTGCCCTGGGTTCTATCCCCGTTCATCAGGAAATCCTGGGGGTACCTTTTGAAGTGGCCCTGGTTATGGTGGCGTTAAACGGCTTACTTTACATCCTGCATCCCACCTTTGGCGACCCTGTATTCCCAGGTTGGATCACGCCTGCTATTCCGTTAGTACTTGCCTGGTGTAAAGGTTATACCGCTGGCCCCGATAGGATACAGGCAATTATTGCCCTGCAATTATCAATGGCTTTCGTATTTTTCTTTTTAGGTTTTACTGGATTAGCCAAAAAGATAGTCTCTTTTGTACCCGTTTCCATGCGGGCAGGGATTATCTTAGGCGCCGGACTGGCTGCTACCATTAGTGTTATTCAGCCCAAGGGCCGTATGACCGGTCAAGAGGTTACTATTCTTACCGGTGCTCTCATCTGTTTCCTGGTCTTGTTCTCCTGGCGGTTTGCCGTGGCTAAGGAAAAAAATGCTTTCCTGGCTCAGTTGTCCAAGTATGGCATGCTTCCCGGGATTATCGTGGCAGCTATTGTCGGTCCCATTATCGGAGAAATACCCATTCCGAAAATTCAAATGGGTATTATAGATCTTAGTTTGTTCGGTGAACTGGTTTCTAAATATACTATATTTGCTGTTGGTTTTCCGGGAATAAAATACTTTATCGATGCTATACCCTTAGTTATTGCTGCTTACATTATCGCTTTCGGAGACTTTGTGCTGGCTGAGGTTGTTACCAAAGAAGCTGACGCTGTCCGCGATGACGAGATCATCGAGTTTAACCCCAACCGTTCCAACATCATTTCCGGTTTCCGTAACCTGGTTATGGGCCTTTTCGCTCCCTACGGACCTCTCTGCGGTCCCCTCTGGGCCGGCGGTACTATCGCTATAGCTGAACGTTATAAGCATGGACGCAAGGCTATGGACTCTATCTGGGGTGGTGCCGGTTCCTTTACCATTGCTATGTTTATTGCCGGATTCTTCCTGCCCATTATCAGTCTGGTTAAACCGGTTTTACCGGCGGCCCTCTCCTTAACCCTTTTGGTACAGGGATTTGCCTGCTGTTATATTGCCATGGATATGGTTAAAACCAAGGAAGAGCGCGGTGTGGCAGGAATTATGGCCCTGTTTTTAGCTACTAAGACAGCAGCCTGGGGGCTGGCTGTAGGTATTATTCTTCACCTGGTTATTGGTGTTAACGATGGTAAACCGGCGGCAGCCCCTGCAAAACCGGCAGGGAATGCCCTGGCAGAATAAACTCATACCAATTAGCATTTTGCTGTATTCAGGTTGCCTTCCGGGGGGAGGCAACCTGAATGTGTTTCCTCATAAAGCTTTTGGAGGTACAAAATATGGCTAAAGAACTGGTATTAACACCGGGCAAATGTACGGGCTGTACTACGTGTGCCTTAACCTGCTCTATCACGTACCACAATGAATTTAACCTGGCCAAGTCTCACATTAGAATTAGGAAACATGATGTAGAAGGAGTATTCGAAATAACATTTTTATCCACCTGTCTAAAGTGCCATCGTTGTGCGGAAGTCTGCCCATCCGGGTGTCTGCGTTCTGTTAAATTATTGGATGATATCCAGGAGGGAGGAAAATAAATGTACGGGTATGCAGGGAAATTGCTGGATATTGATTTATCAAGGCAATACGTAAAAGAAATCCCTCTGGAGACGGAATTGATACAAAAATATATTAGTGGTGTGGGATTTTCCACAAAGATTGTCTATGATCAAGTGCCTCCCGGGGCAGATCCCCTGGGGCCGGAAAGCGTAATTTGCTTTGCTGTAGGAGTACTAACCGGCACAAATATTCCTACGGCCTGCCGTACTGAAGTTTCCGCCAAATCCCCGGCTACAGAGCTGTTTGGTACGTCAAATTCCGGGAGTTTTTGGGGAAGTGAACTGAAATATGCCGGTTACGACGGGATTATCATCAGGGGGCGGGCTGCTACACCCGTTTATCTCTATATAACGACCGATAAAGTAGAAATTTTACCCGCTCTTCACCTCTGGGGCAAGGATGCCTGGGATACGTTAGGCCTTATCAGGCAAAAGTTTTTGGATGAGGAGATTCAGGTTGCAGCTATAGGGCCTGGTGGAGAAAAATTATGTCGTTTTGCCAGTATCCAGAACGGTCCCTATGACGCCTGGGGCCGGACAGGACTGGGAGCTGTAATGGGCTCAAAAAATTTAAAAGCTATTGCCGTACGGGGCAATAAACCTCTTCGCGTTCATGATAAAAAGAAATATCAGAAAGCCGTGGAAAAATGCCGTGAGGCTATTTATAAATCTCCCTTTTACGGTCCTTTCAGTAAGTTTGGTACCATGCTGGCAACCATCCCCTATTATGAATTTGGTGCACTTCCCGGCCGAAATTTCCAAACAGGGGTTTTAAAGGGCTGGCTGGAGACCCGCAGCCGTAATCTGGTACCCAAATACAGTAAACGGGGAATTGCCTGTATAGCCTGTCCTATAGCCTGCGCTCACTGGGTTGAGGTAAAAGAAGGACCTTATGCGGGCCTGCAGGTAAAGGATATGGAAGTAACGCCTTTAATTGGCTTTGCGGCAGGGTGTGATATTAATAACATTCCTGCTGTGGCTAAAATTACCGAAATATGCCAGCGATACGGAATTGATCTGGTTTCCACTGCCGGCACGGTGGCTTTTGCCATGGAGTTATACCAAAGAGGCATCTTATCAGAAAAAGAGATTGGTTTTAAGCTGGAATGGGGCAATGAGGCTGCCCTTTTCCGGTTGATTGATTTAATTGTTAGGCGGGAAGGTATAGGCGACATTTTAGCGGAGGGCACAAAAAGAGCCGGAGAGAAAATACCGGGAGCATCCTATTATGCCATGCAAATCAAGGGATTAGAAATACCTATGGCCGATCCCCGGGGCCGCTGGTCCACATGGACTTTTGGAAATATTACCAATATCAGGGGCGGGGACCACCTGCGCAACCGGAATCCTGTGGAAAATTTAAGATATAATAAGAATCCTCTCGAATATAATTGGGAAGCGTTTGGCTTTCCCGATGAGCTATATGAGTACCTGGATATGCCCCAGAAAATTAAGGAGGAAATATTCCATCCCGAATCAAAAGATGTGAATATTCCTAAGATGTCCAAGTGGGCGGAGGATCTGATTTCCTTATACAATACCCTTGGCATGTGTATTCGGCCTCCAGTGCTTCAGGCCGTTGGGCCTACTCTCCTTGCTGAGCTTTATTCCTCCCTTACCGGAATAGAAATAACAGGGGAAGAACTAATGAGAGCAGGGGAAAGGGTTTGGAATCTCCAAAAACTTTTTAACCTGCGTGAAGGAGAGAAAAAAGAGGACAGTGTTTATCCCCAGCGGTTTTATCAAGAGATGCTCCCCGATGGCCCTAGCCGGGGAAGAATCCTTGATCCTGCTAAGGTTAAAGAAACATTGGAAGAGTACTATGAGGCCCGTGGCTGGGACCGGGACGCGGGTATTCCCACAAAAGAGAAATTACGGGAACTGGAGATATCTGTGTAGTCCATTTTGTCGCAAGAGAAGGAATATTTAGATTGTTGTGGAATATTTCTATACAGCTTGCAACGGAGGTAAATGGGATGAGAATATCAGATTTGAACATACTGAAAGGTCCATTCCTTAGCTTGAATCTTTCTTTTAGGCAAATAATACAGGTGTTTTCCCAGTACTCATTTTCTGCCTTACCCGTTATGGACGGGGAAGGGAAATATGTGGGAATTATAAAGGCTCAGGATATTTTTGCTCACTTAGAGAAGCTTTCGTATGAATCGTCCATCAATCAACTCTGCCTTCCTAATGAGCCTGTGAAAGAAAATGATAAAGTATTCCAAGTGCTTGAACAGGACCATTTTGATATAATACCCGTTGTGAACGACAGTAAGATGTTAGTAGGGTTGATTACGAAAACAGACCTGATCGACTCTGCCTTAATGTGGTATAAAACAACGGCAGAAAAATACAGCCAGGTAGTGGCTTCTTCGTATAACGGCATTATTGCCATAGACACGGAAGGGAAAATATTTGTTTTTAATCCTGCGGC
This window harbors:
- a CDS encoding acetyl-CoA hydrolase/transferase family protein; the encoded protein is MSKWQEMYKQKLTSAEEIVKKIKSGDVCCCPSALGEPAAIVETLAERALREDLRGITHHMLLACRKWKYLSPELAGRITHVAWFTSGAARPAVQEGRADYMPNFYHEVPRYWREYREPDVFYAMVSPMDKHGYFSFGVAASEPRAQMSRAKKIFLEVNQYMPRIHGSAFVHISEVDALCEAHIPLPELPSEPLSEIDIIMGNSIAEMIPDGATIQLGIGGIPNAVGKALMSKKDLGIHSEMFTDSMVDLIEAGVVTNKKKNINTGKSVASFAFGSRRMYDYLDDNPGVEFHPVDYVNEPTIIGLNDNFISINACLEVDLLGQVCSESIGPKNFSGTGGQVDFVRGANRSKGGKAFIAMYSTAKNNTISKIKPMLTEGAVVTTSKNDVDYIVTEYGIAKLKGKTASERAKALIAIAHPNFREELTFAARKMNLVI
- a CDS encoding solute carrier family 23 protein — translated: MAIYREHGKEQPYIPMGLFKVRFPFIHYKWEWPEALQGLILVAVALGSIPVHQEILGVPFEVALVMVALNGLLYILHPTFGDPVFPGWITPAIPLVLAWCKGYTAGPDRIQAIIALQLSMAFVFFFLGFTGLAKKIVSFVPVSMRAGIILGAGLAATISVIQPKGRMTGQEVTILTGALICFLVLFSWRFAVAKEKNAFLAQLSKYGMLPGIIVAAIVGPIIGEIPIPKIQMGIIDLSLFGELVSKYTIFAVGFPGIKYFIDAIPLVIAAYIIAFGDFVLAEVVTKEADAVRDDEIIEFNPNRSNIISGFRNLVMGLFAPYGPLCGPLWAGGTIAIAERYKHGRKAMDSIWGGAGSFTIAMFIAGFFLPIISLVKPVLPAALSLTLLVQGFACCYIAMDMVKTKEERGVAGIMALFLATKTAAWGLAVGIILHLVIGVNDGKPAAAPAKPAGNALAE
- a CDS encoding 4Fe-4S dicluster domain-containing protein, producing MCFLIKLLEVQNMAKELVLTPGKCTGCTTCALTCSITYHNEFNLAKSHIRIRKHDVEGVFEITFLSTCLKCHRCAEVCPSGCLRSVKLLDDIQEGGK
- a CDS encoding aldehyde ferredoxin oxidoreductase family protein; translated protein: MYGYAGKLLDIDLSRQYVKEIPLETELIQKYISGVGFSTKIVYDQVPPGADPLGPESVICFAVGVLTGTNIPTACRTEVSAKSPATELFGTSNSGSFWGSELKYAGYDGIIIRGRAATPVYLYITTDKVEILPALHLWGKDAWDTLGLIRQKFLDEEIQVAAIGPGGEKLCRFASIQNGPYDAWGRTGLGAVMGSKNLKAIAVRGNKPLRVHDKKKYQKAVEKCREAIYKSPFYGPFSKFGTMLATIPYYEFGALPGRNFQTGVLKGWLETRSRNLVPKYSKRGIACIACPIACAHWVEVKEGPYAGLQVKDMEVTPLIGFAAGCDINNIPAVAKITEICQRYGIDLVSTAGTVAFAMELYQRGILSEKEIGFKLEWGNEAALFRLIDLIVRREGIGDILAEGTKRAGEKIPGASYYAMQIKGLEIPMADPRGRWSTWTFGNITNIRGGDHLRNRNPVENLRYNKNPLEYNWEAFGFPDELYEYLDMPQKIKEEIFHPESKDVNIPKMSKWAEDLISLYNTLGMCIRPPVLQAVGPTLLAELYSSLTGIEITGEELMRAGERVWNLQKLFNLREGEKKEDSVYPQRFYQEMLPDGPSRGRILDPAKVKETLEEYYEARGWDRDAGIPTKEKLRELEISV
- a CDS encoding CBS domain-containing protein, translated to MRISDLNILKGPFLSLNLSFRQIIQVFSQYSFSALPVMDGEGKYVGIIKAQDIFAHLEKLSYESSINQLCLPNEPVKENDKVFQVLEQDHFDIIPVVNDSKMLVGLITKTDLIDSALMWYKTTAEKYSQVVASSYNGIIAIDTEGKIFVFNPAAERILEREAKQYLGKHISELDPANGASSRHWQREAFPLALRS